The following are from one region of the Silene latifolia isolate original U9 population chromosome 9, ASM4854445v1, whole genome shotgun sequence genome:
- the LOC141600301 gene encoding uncharacterized protein LOC141600301 isoform X4 yields the protein MLNLGSTKPLNPENGNSILSPLSVPPSLQYDLRHQSNLKSSSISHPERSALRNVNSLGNRPLLHDNGNFNMRGEGEFHTVFPCRPPMTATNWNSSDVYDDLDSLRAFVNRTDFMNESGRSSLFQKGLINSPSSNRNGEFHGLTNNVVLEASSQTSSSTPTKQPSFVSGCPRVFCMGANGDLLLSNTGLFGIFCSCHGMRMSVLKFCEHSGLFDVNPGYAVRMESGECIAQWRKVYLHKFRIMAPEDHKGWDWPEETLPTSHVANSKMAVADRRKVFDLSGLFTSSVESVTSTQPWKNVPISRALSSKENANQVPKDPHQKYGCDQTSLHMSLMRSSGRYSDTVTESPQITSSSPSCLTASEAPLNEKLQNGSQSSSFNFNNGNSNENLPGSVIQTSQSIGSKNRNLKDDTAKWRSNLPSSIELKLGQPSQLGWGSAFSSSPKAHFIDVRATAVQEKLTSNRGNSKVTESTSQYTASNWSRTKEQIQPSLLDSAPRTAHGSSPVVTLNDGLANTILVPSPSSNNSGEKVLFHKEIEKATIVSRPLIPSSVRYHPNMGKSSLIDLSCNGNTPTRPLATSKLVLQKNKNRTVDPRDGNKDLTGSGSSFKLYAKQVENFGFLTSYDNHPNVCRIPTEQICSAVMPSLLSGMSGASTYSGDTFSHQSYPDRDRLVNGPKTSLTGSEANPALQTVALAPGHGFLSFNKGVDASSSHMPGERLSCVPVKNLNQSVNGISEEVPPGLNQQPKTRSDRREQSISYISDMEMPDSFLNRGPLEGHRNKHCHPPGRSAAPTFLSDLGLGKGTNSLEPFGASSRKNTVDNQGPCDAQPEQRCLNKACNCALLQRGPYAYNTTDLINCTIQMTCANRESHCKSSSLVNTTQKQVSITTINPPRLSGTISPDDVIPLEKDNAVVCNPKRKEQVRCKPNWFSSQWRDVPSRTATGSKKRCLDAPAHLSKTRGDFETHVNELPAKGFARSNQASGLLKGKEMPISSGCSIPAVTEASSEVNRIESCTFNGGNPGYVVDEGSVIMRSSSVDSIDSVKSSQPDSNMKPMISETVSSITAHHGQNDDCRQMNSESNELQNLGILGASLEEKEKHVDNFQCRKRKDNLKWSMLGTPLGATEVSLSTTKYQLPAGIDVDHQRGISECVQVRGGNSYSHGLKKRRSTLCQVKLLSRKRELHGKCDFLDYDRRDQTLLKRNDESTDIPVDTTVKRLKMTTLDVTLKKQGKATKDLSCSWLSSSKSDETSRCRLKRSTMARPVACGKYGIICDQELDIDQLKPPKIVPLSQILKVSKRCTENQSSFRFSEGNKVSNVSSNTHNRVLSLKDGDSDASIHETQQRHNQGDGEHTADDLSILEEVEASGSKRNLPMTLCRPASQSKTKESRIRNLYELSMRGNKFISSDSSLSQNVMCAPSKRISSENTGESDGYECRAYNTRWSSEQNHCHSLTAGGDALCCVCGISNKDDFNCLLECACCLIRIHQACYGISRVPKGEWLCRPCRTNSKDVACVLCGYGGGAMTRAFGSRNVVKTLLKAWNIRTESHIVIIGSAKPFYSKNECGNNLESSTVQSVPTIKPVVHNCIIAGLFNPTVKQWVHMVCGLWTSGTRCPNVDTMSAFDVSGVHYPNAYVVCCICNRSGGSCIKCRIETCCAHFHPWCAHQKGLLQSEVEGVDSDQVGFYGRCLLHASNHPCVFENDDVNNVVSDSERDQQPTCARTEAYQGKRQEGRWPRSSHQGNTKGGCLVTQVQLDAWDYINRHKLSMRRKPNLPISDVEHDYRKEYARFKVTKGWKSLVVYKSGIHALGLYTSQFIPRGAMVVEYIGEIVGLRVADKRETEYLSGRKLQYKSACYFFKIDKEHIIDATCKGGIARFVNHSCQPNCIAKVITIRSQKKVVFFAQKDICPGEEITYDYHFNHEDEGKKIPCFCNSKNCRRYLN from the exons ATGCTAAATCTTGGTTCGACCAAACCACTCAATCCGGAAAATGGAAATTCAATTCTGTCTCCATTGTCTGTCCCACCTTCGCTGCAATATGATCTCCGTCATCAGTCGAATTTGAAGTCTTCCAGCATCAGCCATCCGGAACGATCTGCCTTAAGGAATGTAAATTCTCTGGGAAATAGGCCTTTATTGCACGATAATGGAAACTTTAATATGAGAGGCGAGGGGGAGTTTCATACCGTTTTCCCGTGCAGGCCACCTATGACTGCCACTAACTGGAATAGTAGTGACGTATATGACGACCTTGACTCTCTGAGGGCTTTTGTCAATCGTACAGATTTCATGAATGAAAGTGGTCGCAGTTCTTTGTTTCAGAAAGGGCTTATCAATTCTCCTTCTAGCAATCGTAATGGTGAATTCCATGGCTTAACCAACAATGTTGTGCTGGAAGCATCATCACAAACTTCATCTTCTACACCTACAAAACAACCTTCTTTTGTGAGTGGGTGTCCTCGCGTCTTCTGTATGGGTGCAA ATGGGGATCTTCTTCTCAGCAACACAGGCCTTTTTGGTATCTTCTGCTCTTGCCATGGTATGCGCATGTCTGTATTGAAATTTTGTGAG CACTCAGGGTTATTTGATGTTAACCCGGGCTATGCTGTGCGCATGGAAAGTGGGGAGTGCATTGCTCAGTGGCGGAAAGTGTACCTTCATAAGTTCAGG ATTATGGCTCCCGAGGACCACAAAGGATGGGATTGGCCTGAAGAGACTTTACCAACATCTCATGTTGCAAATAGCAAAATGGCTGTTGCTGACAGAAGGAAGGTTTTTGACTTGTCTGGACTGTTTACATCATCCGTGGAATCAGTTACGTCTACGCAGCCATGGAAAAATGTGCCTATTAGCAGAGCTCTATCAAGCAAGGAAAATGCCAATCAAGTGCCAAAAGATCCACACCAAAAATATGGTTGTGACCAAACCAGTTTGCATATGAGCTTGATGAGAAGCTCGGGAAGGTATTCAGATACAGTCACAGAAAGTCCCCAAATAACTTCTTCCTCTCCAAGCTGTTTGACTGCATCAGAAGCACCTTTGAATGAAAAATTGCAAAATGGTTCTCAGTCAAGCTCCTTCAACTTTAACAATGGCAACTCAAATGAGAATTTGCCTGGTTCTGTTATTCAGACTTCGCAGAGTATTGGCTCCAAAAACAGAAATTTGAAAGACGATACTGCTAAGTGGAGAAGTAATCTTCCATCTAGCATTGAGCTGAAGCTTGGGCAGCCATCTCAGCTTGGTTGGGGATCTGCTTTCTCATCATCACCGAAAGCACATTTCATTGATGTTCGAGCAACTGCTGTCCAAGAGAAGCTGACTAGTAACA GGGGTAATTCAAAGGTTACTGAAAGTACTAGCCAGTATACTGCATCTAATTGGAGCAGAACAAAGGAACAGATCCAACCAAGTCTTCTGGATAGTGCTCCCCGTACTGCACATGGTAGCTCTCCTGTGGTAACCTTGAATGACGGGTTGGCCAATACAATTTTAGTGCCAAGTCCCTCCTCAAATAATTCAGGTGAAAAAGTTCTGTTTCATAAGGAAATTGAAAAGGCGACAATTGTTTCTCGTCCCCTTATTCCTTCATCAGTTCGATATCATCCCAATATGGGTAAATCTTCACTGATTGACCTTTCATGTAATGGAAATACACCAACCAGGCCTTTAGCCACGAGCAAATTAGTTTTACAGAAGAACAAGAATAGAACTGTGGACCCTAGAGATGGAAATAAAGATCTTACTGGAAGTGGATCGAGCTTCAAGCTTTACGCAAAGCAGGTGGAAAATTTTGGCTTCCTTACCAGTTATGACAATCACCCTAATGTTTGTAGAATACCTACTGAGCAAATATGTTCAGCTGTGATGCCCAGCCTGCTGTCAGGAATGTCTGGTGCTTCAACCTACTCTGGAGACACATTTAGCCACCAAAGCTACCCCGATCGAGACCGCTTAGTAAATGGTCCAAAAACTTCATTAACTGGTTCTGAAGCAAATCCGGCATTGCAAACAGTAGCATTGGCACCAGGTCATGGTTTTTTGTCGTTCAATAAGGGCGTTGATGCTTCTAGTTCACATATGCCGGGTGAGAGATTGAGCTGTGTTCCTGTGAAGAATTTGAATCAATCTGTCAATGGAATTTCGGAGGAGGTCCCCCCTGGATTAAACCAACAACCGAAGACTCGTTCTGATAGAAGGGAACAAAGCATAAGCTACATTTCTGACATGGAAATGCCTGATTCTTTTTTAAATAGAGGGCCACTCGAAGGACACAGGAATAAGCACTGTCATCCTCCTGGACGTAGTGCTGCCCCAACCTTTCTGTCTGATCTTGGTCTTGGTAAAG GTACAAATAGCTTGGAACCTTTTGGTGCTTCTTCCCGAAAAAATACTGTTGACAACCAAGGTCCTTGTGATGCTCAACCTGAACAGAG ATGTCTAAACAAGGCTTGTAATTGCGCTCTGCTTCAAAGAGGACCATATGCTTACAATACAACAGATCTGATCAACTGCACCATCCAGATGACATGTGCCAACCGTGAGAGTCACTGCAAAAGTAGCAGCCTAGTGAATACTACCCAGAAGCAAGTCAGCATTACCACTATCAATCCCCCTAGGTTGTCAGGCACAATATCTCCTGATGATGTTATTCCTCTCGAAAAAGATAATGCGGTAGTTTGCAATCCAAAAAGAAAGGAACAAGTGCGTTGCAAACCTAATTGGTTTAGTTCTCAATGGAGAGATGTTCCTTCCAGAACAGCTACAGGGTCCAAAAAGAGATGCTTGGATGCACCAGCACATTTATCGAAAACGAGAGGAGACTTTGAAACTCATGTGAACGAGCTTCCTGCTAAAGGTTTTGCCAGATCTAATCAGGCCTCTGGCTTGTTGAAAGGGAAAGAAATGCCTATCTCTTCTGGATGCTCCATACCAGCTGTCACTGAGGCATCAAGTGAGGTGAACAGAATTGAATCTTGTACTTTCAATGGCGGTAATCCTGGATATGTTGTTGACGAAGGATCTGTGATTATGAGGAGCAGTTCTGTTGACTCTATTGATAGTGTGAAAAGTTCTCAACCAGATAGTAATATGAAGCCTATGATTTCTGAGACGGTTTCATCAATTACTGCACATCATGGCCAAAACGATGATTGCAGGCAAATGAATTCAGAATCAAATGAACTGCAAAATCTTGGTATTTTAGGAGCTAGtttggaagagaaagagaaacatgTAGATAATTTTCAATGCAGGAAGAGGAAGGATAATTTAAAATGGAGCATGTTGGGAACTCCACTTGGTGCGACAGAAGTGTCTTTGTCAACTACAAAATACCAACTCCCTGCTGGTATTGATGTTGACCATCAGAGGGGTATATCTGAATGCGTTCAAGTACGCGGTGGTAATTCATACAGTCATGGTCTGAAGAAAAGGAGGTCTACTTTGTGTCAAGTCAAATTGCTTTCTCGAAAAAGAGAACTTCATGGTAAATGTGACTTTCTGGATTATGACCGCCGTGATCAAACATTACTGAAGAGAAATGATGAATCTACCGACATTCCTGTAGATACTACAGTCAAAAGGCTAAAAATGACTACACTTGATGTTACTCTCAAGAAACAAGGGAAGGCTACCAAAGATCTGAGTTGTAGTTGGCTTAGTAGTTCAAAATCAGATGAAACTTCAAGATGCAGATTAAAGAGATCTACTATGGCAAGGCCTGTAGCTTGTGGCAAGTATGGAATTATATGCGATCAGGAACTAGATATTGATCAATTAAAACCACCTAAGATTGTTCCTCTTAGCCAGATTCTCAAAGTTTCCAAAAGATGTACCGAGAATCAATCAAGTTTTAGATTCAGTGAGGGCAATAAAGTGTCCAATGTTTCTTCAAATACCCATAATAGGGTTCTATCATTGAAAGATGGGGATTCTGATGCTTCTATTCATGAGACTCAGCAAAGGCACAATCAGGGTGATGGTGAACACACTGCGGATGATCTTTCTATATTAGAAGAAGTTGAAGCTAGTGGGAGCAAAAGGAATCTGCCTATGACATTATGCCGCCCTGCGAGTCAATCAAAGACGAAGGAAAGCCGTATACGCAATCTCTATGAGTTGTCAATGAGAG GAAACAAGTTCATCTCTTCAGATTCAAGTCTCTCACAAAATGTGATGTGTGCACCATCAAAAAGAATTTCATCTGAGAATACTGGAGAGAGCGATGGTTACGAATGCAGGGCTTATAACACCAGATG GTCTTCTGAACAAAATCATTGCCATTCTCTAACTGCGGGCGGTGATGCATTATGTTGTGTGTGTGGTATATCAAATAAAGACGACTTTAACTGCTTATTGGAGTGTGCATGCTGTTTGATCAGA ATACATCAAGCTTGCTATGGGATTTCTCGAGTTCCCAAAGGAGAGTGGCTCTGTAGACCCTGCAGAACAAATTCCAAGGATGTT GCTTGTGTTCTCTGTGGTTATGGAGGTGGGGCCATGACTCGTGCATTTGGCAGCCGCAATGTAGTGAAGACCTTGTTGAAAGCTTGGAATATTAGGACAGAATCTCATATTGTTATCATTGGTTCTGCTAAACCATTTTATT CAAAGAACGAGTGTGGAAACAATTTAGAAAGTTCAACAGTGCAGTCTGTACCTACGATAAAGCCAGTGGTACATAACTGCATAATAGCAGGATTGTTTAATCCGACCGTCAAGCAGTGGGTTCACATGGTATGTGGACTTTGGACTTCAGGAACTCGATGTCCTAATGTTGACACCATGAGTGCATTTGATGTATCTGGCGTCCACTACCCGAATGCATACGTG GTTTGCTGCATATGCAATCGATCTGGTGGTTCATGCATAAAGTGTCGTATTGAGACTTGCTGTGCTCATTTTCATCCTTGGTGTGCCCACCAAAAG GGCCTGCTCCAAAGCGAGGTGGAAGGAGTTGATAGTGATCAGGTTGGTTTCTATGGAAGATGCTTACTGCATGCTAGCAACCACCCGTGTGTATTTGAGAACGATGATGTTAACAACGTGGTTTCTGATAGTGAACGAGATCAACAGCCAACGTGTGCGAGAACAGAG GCCTATCAAGGTAAAAGGCAGGAGGGCAGATGGCCTAGGTCTTCCCATCAGGGTAACACGAAGGGTGGATGCCTTGTTACTCAAGTGCAATTGGATGCATGGGATTACATCAATAGACACAAGCTAAGCATGAGAAGGAAGCCTAACCTTCCTATTTCAGATGTGGAACATGATTACCGG AAAGAATATGCGCGATTCAAAGTCACAAAAGGGTGGAAAAGTTTGGTTGTTTATAAATCTGGAATTCATGCTCTTGGTCTTTACACATCTCAGTTCATCCCGCGTGGTGCTATG GTTGTTGAGTACATTGGTGAGATAGTTGGGCTACGTGTTGCTGATAAAAGAGAAACAGAGTATCTAAGTGGAAGAAAGCTTCAATATAAGAGTGCTTGCTACTTCTTCAAGATAGACAAGGAACATATAATTGATGCCACCTGCAAAGGTGGGATTGCTCGGTTTGTCAACCATTCATGTCAG CCAAATTGCATTGCCAAAGTGATAACTATCAGAAGTCAGAAGAAG